In Marinomonas posidonica IVIA-Po-181, a single window of DNA contains:
- a CDS encoding DUF2986 domain-containing protein, protein MNRRKKIKSILTKKAKQANLKANPKSKPKYISKAERAKLDAEANPISSSEPETTQEDDL, encoded by the coding sequence ATGAATCGTCGTAAAAAAATCAAAAGCATTCTGACCAAAAAGGCGAAACAGGCCAACCTGAAAGCCAACCCGAAGAGCAAACCAAAATACATTTCCAAAGCAGAACGCGCCAAACTTGACGCCGAAGCCAATCCGATTTCATCGAGCGAACCAGAAACCACACAAGAAGACGATCTATAG
- a CDS encoding helix-turn-helix domain-containing protein produces MSEDLAKNLQLLCSYYKSVAEVCRRLNINRPQFNRYLNATTMPSKNTLRRIGEFFGVEVEEMMLPQPQFSLLVQSRPIRQSAAQLSLTPEQKHINRLNESGQAGLSKYCGYYYEYYMSMACPGQVLRTLVDIRSEGDKTYYQRTERLNPDGVSKAFHGVYTGMVQLLSDRLFLMDYEQETHVEMTQTILYPSFQNRVARLSGLRIGVSGSGERAPCCARVVYEYLGKSIQKKQVLSRCGLFDLDSGEIEKNMISAIRNDMKEGDWHFRAKF; encoded by the coding sequence GTGTCTGAAGATCTTGCGAAGAACTTACAGCTCTTGTGTAGCTATTATAAGTCGGTTGCAGAAGTTTGTCGGCGTCTTAATATCAACCGTCCGCAGTTCAATCGTTATTTGAATGCCACTACCATGCCGAGCAAAAATACGTTAAGACGTATTGGTGAGTTTTTTGGGGTAGAAGTGGAAGAAATGATGCTGCCTCAACCGCAATTTTCCCTATTAGTCCAGTCTAGACCCATTCGTCAGTCCGCCGCGCAACTCAGTTTGACGCCCGAACAGAAGCACATCAATCGGTTAAATGAATCGGGTCAGGCTGGTTTGTCAAAATACTGCGGTTATTATTATGAATACTATATGTCGATGGCGTGCCCAGGTCAGGTATTGCGTACCTTGGTCGACATTCGTTCAGAAGGGGATAAAACCTATTATCAGCGTACTGAGCGACTTAATCCAGATGGGGTGAGCAAAGCGTTTCATGGTGTCTACACGGGCATGGTGCAATTGCTATCGGATCGGTTATTTCTAATGGATTATGAGCAAGAGACGCATGTGGAAATGACGCAGACGATTCTATACCCTTCCTTTCAGAATCGGGTGGCGCGTTTATCAGGGTTGCGTATCGGGGTGTCTGGTAGTGGCGAAAGAGCGCCTTGTTGTGCCCGAGTGGTGTACGAATACCTTGGTAAAAGTATCCAGAAGAAGCAGGTTTTAAGCCGTTGTGGCTTATTTGATCTTGATTCAGGTGAGATCGAAAAGAACATGATTAGTGCAATTCGAAATGATATGAAAGAAGGGGATTGGCACTTTAGAGCTAAGTTTTAA
- a CDS encoding alanine/glycine:cation symporter family protein codes for MLSLLTDLLWSKVLIAVLIGIGIWFTVATRFVQFRYFGNMFKILTAKHHEADGKHLSSFQALILSVAGRVGGGNIAGVAVAITLGGPGAIFWMWMVGLMGMATSFVECLLAQTYKTAENDGTYRGGPAYYIERGLGKQWKWLAVIYSVLLLATFGIAFTTLQSYSVATSLEDAFGIQPYYSGIAMAFVVGLIIFGGVKRIAQVAEVLVPIMAGGYLLIALIVIAMNLSVIPETLMLIIKSAFGLEPAIGGGIGAAILMGVKRGLFSNEAGLGSAPNVAAVAYIPHPANQGIVQAFSVFIDTIVLCTCTALIILLGTAYDPTSTDAVQGVALTQASLATHMGDYGRMFVSIALLLFGFSTVLYNYYLGENSVSYLTKSDNHGFYMNSFRVIIICLCCTGAILDLGTVFAFADLTMGLLALVNLLALALLFKVAKRIMKDFDVQRQSGKETPSFEAERFDDLDLDTVSWPNKDNH; via the coding sequence ATGCTATCCCTTCTTACCGATCTATTGTGGAGCAAGGTATTAATTGCCGTTTTAATCGGCATAGGTATCTGGTTCACAGTCGCTACCCGTTTTGTGCAATTTCGCTATTTTGGTAACATGTTTAAAATCCTAACAGCCAAACATCATGAGGCCGATGGAAAACATTTGAGCTCTTTCCAAGCTTTAATTCTGTCGGTTGCTGGTCGCGTTGGTGGTGGCAACATTGCTGGCGTCGCAGTGGCTATTACCCTAGGCGGACCCGGGGCTATTTTCTGGATGTGGATGGTTGGCCTTATGGGCATGGCCACCAGCTTCGTTGAATGCTTGCTAGCACAAACCTATAAAACCGCGGAAAACGATGGTACTTATCGTGGCGGTCCGGCTTACTACATTGAACGTGGTCTGGGCAAACAATGGAAATGGCTGGCGGTCATTTACTCTGTTTTATTATTGGCGACCTTCGGCATCGCTTTTACCACACTGCAATCTTATTCTGTTGCCACCTCTCTCGAAGATGCTTTTGGCATTCAGCCATATTACAGCGGCATTGCAATGGCTTTTGTTGTGGGCCTAATCATCTTTGGTGGCGTTAAGCGCATAGCACAAGTCGCCGAAGTTCTGGTCCCCATCATGGCAGGCGGCTACTTATTGATTGCTTTAATTGTCATCGCAATGAACTTAAGCGTTATCCCAGAAACATTAATGCTAATCATCAAAAGCGCTTTTGGACTCGAACCCGCTATTGGTGGCGGTATCGGTGCAGCCATTTTAATGGGCGTCAAACGTGGCTTATTCTCCAACGAAGCCGGTCTTGGTAGTGCGCCAAACGTGGCAGCTGTTGCTTACATTCCACACCCGGCGAACCAAGGTATTGTGCAAGCGTTTTCGGTATTCATTGACACCATAGTACTTTGTACTTGTACCGCTCTAATCATCCTATTGGGAACCGCTTACGATCCGACTAGCACAGACGCCGTTCAAGGTGTGGCGTTAACCCAAGCCTCTCTTGCTACTCATATGGGTGACTATGGTCGTATGTTTGTCAGTATTGCCTTGTTGTTGTTTGGTTTTAGTACTGTGTTGTACAACTACTATTTGGGTGAAAACAGCGTCAGCTACCTAACCAAATCAGATAATCACGGCTTCTATATGAATTCGTTCCGGGTGATCATTATTTGTCTTTGCTGCACGGGGGCCATTTTAGATCTGGGTACAGTCTTTGCCTTCGCGGATCTCACCATGGGACTGCTGGCATTAGTCAACTTACTTGCCCTCGCACTGCTATTTAAAGTGGCAAAACGCATCATGAAAGACTTCGACGTCCAACGCCAATCAGGCAAAGAGACACCCTCCTTCGAAGCAGAACGTTTTGACGATTTAGATTTGGACACGGTTTCCTGGCCAAACAAAGACAACCATTAA
- a CDS encoding LysR substrate-binding domain-containing protein, whose translation MLPRRKLPALNSLRAFEVAGRCLSFRHAAEELGVTQGAVAQQVRSLEEHLGVLLFQRLPRGLALTPKGIVYLASLTRAFDVMGEATSIMVERSNTVTISVTPTFAAKLLIPRLGSLNTRFPDIELKTVATESISDFDADQIDIAVRLSKEPFVSNLQAEPLFPQELVVVASPQLLKGQSAPLSLETLQQFPLLHDAHNHWPTILRSNEKIAGAKFNQTSLAIDAALAGQGVALVCRAFVAQELAFGRLVQLLDHSFFIKPDYFLVKKKDIQTSVAVSAVWQWCLDEFELK comes from the coding sequence ATGTTGCCACGTAGAAAGCTTCCAGCATTAAATTCACTTCGAGCATTTGAGGTGGCTGGGCGTTGCCTGAGTTTTCGTCATGCTGCAGAAGAGCTCGGCGTAACGCAAGGAGCCGTTGCGCAGCAAGTGCGCTCCCTTGAAGAGCATTTGGGTGTTTTGCTTTTTCAGCGTTTGCCACGCGGTTTGGCGCTTACTCCAAAAGGCATTGTCTATCTTGCTAGTCTGACGAGAGCGTTTGATGTCATGGGAGAAGCGACGTCAATAATGGTTGAGCGTTCTAATACGGTTACGATTAGTGTCACGCCAACGTTTGCAGCGAAATTACTTATTCCTCGTCTTGGTTCGTTAAATACACGGTTTCCTGATATTGAGTTGAAAACAGTGGCGACAGAGTCTATCTCAGATTTTGATGCTGACCAAATTGATATTGCTGTTCGACTCAGCAAAGAACCTTTTGTCTCTAATTTGCAAGCGGAGCCTCTATTTCCTCAGGAGCTAGTCGTAGTCGCAAGCCCACAATTATTAAAAGGGCAAAGTGCCCCTCTATCTTTAGAAACGTTGCAGCAATTTCCATTGTTGCATGATGCCCACAATCATTGGCCGACCATACTTCGGTCTAATGAAAAAATTGCAGGCGCTAAGTTTAATCAAACATCTTTGGCAATTGATGCCGCCTTAGCGGGGCAAGGTGTTGCGTTAGTGTGTCGAGCATTTGTTGCACAAGAGTTAGCATTCGGTCGGTTAGTGCAGTTATTAGATCACTCATTTTTTATTAAACCAGACTACTTTCTAGTCAAAAAGAAAGATATACAAACATCTGTTGCCGTTAGCGCGGTTTGGCAATGGTGCCTGGATGAGTTTGAGTTAAAATAA
- a CDS encoding aspartate ammonia-lyase — protein MNTRSEYDLLGNMDLPADALYGIQTQRAAQNFAITGVPISHFPELIKALAMVKASAARTNQEMHLLTDEKADAIVAACQELILGQHHDAFIVDVIQGGAGTSTNMNANEVIANLALTKLGHKLGDYQHLHPNDDVNRSQSTNDAYPTAACLGIQFAADNFVPSLASLKAALEEKGKAFAHIVKMGRTQLQDAVPMTLGQEFDAFAVTLGEDIDRISEACALLCEVNLGGTAIGTGINTPEGYATRVVEKLATISTKPMVPASNLVEATSDMGAFVFFSGILKRLAIKLSKMSNDLRLLSSGPRTGLGEINLPPMQPGSSIMPGKVNPVIPEAMNQTAYQVIASDLAVSLAAEAGQLQLNAMEPMIIYNLLNSLKMLKEACHMLETRCIRGITANEAVCAGHVENSIGIITALVPHIGYSNASRIARQALTTGSTVKALIIEEQLLTEEQVNLLLSPESMLSPSKVSL, from the coding sequence ATGAATACTCGCTCTGAATACGACTTACTCGGTAATATGGACCTTCCTGCGGATGCTCTGTATGGCATTCAAACACAGCGGGCCGCACAGAACTTCGCCATTACCGGCGTGCCCATTTCGCATTTTCCAGAATTGATCAAAGCCTTGGCGATGGTCAAAGCCTCAGCAGCGCGCACCAATCAGGAAATGCATTTATTAACCGATGAAAAGGCCGATGCGATTGTTGCGGCTTGCCAAGAACTGATTCTTGGGCAACATCATGACGCCTTTATTGTTGACGTTATTCAAGGCGGTGCAGGCACCTCAACAAACATGAATGCCAACGAAGTCATTGCCAACCTAGCGCTGACCAAACTCGGCCACAAATTAGGTGACTACCAACACTTACACCCTAACGATGATGTCAACCGCTCACAATCCACCAACGACGCCTACCCGACTGCCGCCTGCTTGGGCATTCAATTTGCGGCAGACAACTTTGTCCCAAGCTTAGCGTCACTTAAAGCCGCTTTAGAAGAAAAAGGCAAAGCGTTTGCTCACATCGTAAAAATGGGACGAACTCAATTACAAGATGCCGTGCCTATGACACTTGGGCAAGAGTTTGATGCTTTTGCAGTGACTCTAGGGGAAGACATCGACCGCATCAGCGAAGCTTGCGCCTTACTGTGTGAAGTGAACTTAGGCGGCACCGCCATTGGTACTGGCATCAACACACCTGAAGGTTACGCAACGCGTGTGGTTGAAAAGCTGGCCACCATTTCGACCAAACCCATGGTACCTGCGAGCAACCTAGTAGAAGCGACCTCAGACATGGGCGCGTTTGTGTTTTTCTCCGGAATTTTGAAGCGCCTCGCCATTAAACTCAGCAAAATGAGCAATGACTTACGCCTACTTTCGAGTGGCCCTCGCACCGGATTAGGTGAGATTAATTTGCCTCCGATGCAACCTGGCTCTTCTATTATGCCAGGCAAGGTCAACCCAGTGATTCCTGAAGCGATGAACCAAACCGCGTATCAGGTCATTGCCTCCGACTTAGCGGTATCACTGGCTGCTGAAGCAGGCCAATTACAGCTTAACGCCATGGAACCCATGATTATTTACAACCTGCTAAACTCTTTAAAAATGCTCAAAGAAGCTTGTCACATGCTAGAAACCCGTTGCATCCGTGGCATTACCGCGAACGAAGCCGTTTGTGCCGGCCATGTGGAAAACAGCATTGGTATTATCACCGCGCTTGTTCCTCACATTGGCTATTCCAATGCCTCGCGCATTGCCCGTCAAGCCTTAACCACAGGCAGCACGGTAAAAGCACTTATTATAGAAGAACAGCTATTAACGGAAGAACAAGTCAACTTATTACTGAGCCCAGAGTCCATGCTATCCCCAAGCAAGGTGAGCTTATGA